A single Balaenoptera ricei isolate mBalRic1 chromosome 13, mBalRic1.hap2, whole genome shotgun sequence DNA region contains:
- the MYCN gene encoding LOW QUALITY PROTEIN: N-myc proto-oncogene protein (The sequence of the model RefSeq protein was modified relative to this genomic sequence to represent the inferred CDS: deleted 1 base in 1 codon), giving the protein MRGAPGNWVGAELALARRKRAQTAATRGPPPAPDHPGTPAQNRLRIPGRRRECRRLARAPALRAPHGKEAPPELKRVERKEALIRRPGGEPMPSCTASTMPGMICKNPDLEFDSLQPCFYPDEDDFYFGGPDSTPPGEDIWKKFELLPTPPLSPSRAFPEHSPEPPNWATEMLLPEADLWGNPAEEDAFGLGGLGGLTPNPVILQDCMWSGFSAREKLERAVSEKLQHGRPPAAGPAVPAPGAGATSPAGRGHSAVAAGPGRAGATLPAELAHPAAECVDPAVVFPFPVNKREPVAAPAAPAGAPAAGAAVASGASAAAPAGAPVAALPRTGGRLASGGDHKALSTSGEDTLSDSDDEDDEEEDEEEEIDVVTVEKRRSSSNSKAVTTFTITVRPKSAALGPGRAPSGELILKRCVPIHQQHNYAAPSPFVESEDAPPQKKIKSEASPRPLKSVIPPKAKSLSPRNSDSEDSERRRNHNILERQRRNDLRSSFLTLRDHVPELVKNEKAAKVVILKKATEYVHSLQAEEHQLLLEKEKLQARQQQLLKKMEHARTC; this is encoded by the exons ATGCGGGGGGCTCCTGGGAACTGGGTTGGAGCCGAGCTAGCGCTAGCCAGGCGCAAGCGCGCACAGACTGCAGCCACCCGAggaccaccccccgcccctgaCCACCCGGGGACC CCCGCACAGAATCGCCTCCGGATCCCCGGCCGTCGGCGGGAG TGTCGGAGGTTGGCGCGGGCCCCCGCCCTCCGCGCCCCCCACGGGAAGGAAGCACCCCCCGAACTAAAAAGAGTGGAGCGGAAAGAAGCCCTCATTCGGCGGCCAGGAGGCGAGCCGATGCCGAGCTGCACCGCGTCCACCATGCCGGGGATGATCTGCAAGAACCCGGACCTCGAGTTTGACTCTCTGCAGCCCTGCTTCTACCCGGACGAAGATGACTTCTACTTCGGCGGCCCCGACTCGACCCCCCCGGGGGAGGACATCTGGAAGAAGTTTGAGCTGTTGCCCACGCCCCCGCTGTCGCCCAGCCGTGCCTTCCCGGAGCACAGCCCGGAGCCCCCGAACTGGGCCACCGAGATGCTGCTGCCCGAGGCCGACCTGTGGGGCAACCCGGCCGAGGAGGACGCGTTCGGCCTGGGGGGCCTGGGCGGCCTCACGCCCAACCCGGTCATCCTCCAGGACTGCATGTGGAGCGGCTTCTCGGCCCGCGAGAAGCTGGAGCGCGCGGTGAGCGAGAAGCTGCAGCACGGCCGGCCGCCCGCCGCGGGGCCCGCGGTCCCGGCCCCGGGCGCGGGCGCCACCAGCCCCGCGGGCCGCGGGCACAGCGCAGTGGCTGCGGGGCCGGGCCGCGCCGGGGCCACCCTGCCCGCCGAGCTCGCCCACCCGGCCGCCGAGTGCGTGGATCCCGCCGTGGTCTTCCCGTTCCCGGTGAACAAGCGCGAGCCCGTGGCGGCGCCCGCCGCCCCGGCCGGTGCCCCAGCGGCGGGGGCCGCGGTCGCCTCGGGGGCGAGCGCCGCAGCCCCAGCGGGCGCCCCAGTAGCCGCTCTTCCGCGCACCGGCGGCCGCCTGGCCAGCGGCGGTGACCACAAGGCCCTCAGCACCTCCGGAGAGGACACCCTGAGCGACTCAG ATGATGAAGATGACGAGGAGGAAGACGAAGAGGAGGAAATCGACGTAGTGACTGTGGAGAAGAGGCGGTCCTCCTCCAACAGCAAGGCCGTCACCACCTTTACCATCACCGTGCGTCCCAAGAGCGCGGCCCTGGGACCTGGGAGGGCCCCGTCGGGTGAGCTGATCCTCAAGCGCTGCGTCCCCATCCACCAGCAGCACAACTACGCCGCCCCGTCTCCCTTCGTGGAGAGCGAGGACGCGCCGCCCCAGAAGAAGATAAAGAGCGAAGCATCCCCGCGTCCCCTCAAGAGCGTCATCCCCCCAAAGGCCAAGAGCTTGAGCCCGCGCAACTCTGACTCGGAGGACAGCGAACGCCGTCGGAACCACAACATCCTGGAGCGCCAGCGCCGCAACGACCTGCGGTCCAGCTTCCTCACGCTCAGGGACCACGTGCCAGAGCTGGTGAAGAACGAGAAGGCCGCCAAGGTGGTCATCTTGAAAAAGGCCACCGAGTATGTCCACTCCCTCCAGGCCGAGGAGCACCAGCTTTTGCTGGAGAAGGAGAAGCTGCAGGCAAGACAGCAGCAGTTGCTAAAGAAAATGGAACACGCTCGGACTTGCTAA